Proteins encoded by one window of Centroberyx gerrardi isolate f3 chromosome 21, fCenGer3.hap1.cur.20231027, whole genome shotgun sequence:
- the LOC139926245 gene encoding B- and T-lymphocyte attenuator-like — MTGGFQSASTMRPNCCWTVLHVSVLAALLLTLDADSQDSDCELQLKVRRGTVYNASLGENLRIHCPVVFCNNSPPTISWSKLDQSFTPIHFNSSTHITTEWEISGNLEGILYLVFTNMLTSDSGVYQCHGGGQVSHSVTVYVSDSVELTTVTVTWKNETNSTISQDRDFMETLPYVYIAAGIMALVIIVIIISVLSMRGCKGESKKERQTENQYMAIPMTEQPSAHPCLQPPPRGSSTSHHALPSRGPECIYDNTPPRPPDRKNTACLEPNQTTVSGDNDHVYGKKKQEGERKRKKGRKGAEEEEESPVVYAALNHQMPPGASARPPRPMEESSEYAAIRVP, encoded by the exons ATGACCGGTGGTTTTCAGAGCGCTTCCACCATGAGGCCTAACTGCTGCTGGACCGTCCTGCATGTGTCCGTCTTAGCGGCTCTCCTTCTCACCCTGGACGCTGATA GTCAAGATTCTGACTGTGAGCTACAACTTAAAGTACGCCGCGGCACGGTTTACAACGCTTCACTTGGAGAAAACCTCAGGATTCACTGCCCAGTTGTTTTCTGCAACAATTCACCACCAACAATCTCCTGGTCTAAACTTGATCAAAGTTTTACCCCCATCCATTTCAACAGTTCCACTCACATCACAACAGAGTGGGAAATTTCAGGAAATTTGGAAGGGATATTGTATCTGGTTTTCACAAACATGCTCACAAGCGACTCTGGTGTATATCAGTGTCATGGTGGAGGGCAAGTGAGTCATTCTGTCACCGTCTATGTCTCTG ATAGTGTTGAGCTCaccacagttacagttacatggAAGAATGAAACAA ACAGCACGATAAGTCAGGATCGTGACTTTATGGAGACACTGCCGTATGTGTACATCGCTGCTGGGATCATGGCGCTTGTCATCATAGTGATAATTATATCTGTCCTATCAATGCGAGGGTGTAAAG GGGAATCCAAGAAAGAGAGGCAAACAGAAAATCAG TACATGGCAATTCCCATGACCGAACAACCATCCGCACACCCCTGCCTCCAACCTCCCCCAAGAGGAAGCTCCACTTCCCATCATGCCCTGCCCAGCAGAGGTCCTGAATGTATCTACGACAACACGCCGCCTCGCCCACCCGACCGGAAAAACACAGCATGCTTGGAGCCCAATCAGACGACAGTCTCGGGAGACAATGACCACGTCTACGGCAAGAAGAaacaggaaggagaaagaaagaggaagaaaggaagaaagggggcggaggaggaagaggagagtccTGTCGTGTACGCTGCTCTCAACCACCAGATGCCACCAGGGGCTTCTGCTCGGCCTCCGAGACCGATGGAAGAGAGTTCAGAGTATGCAGCTATCCGCGTGccttaa
- the LOC139926470 gene encoding nectin 1b, whose product MCGSALPLCLLLWIVGLTVSRTQGEVIAPASLRATAGHPFTLGCNITMGTHDTVRQVRWLNMRDQVLLAYQPGAPVRITERQPDVELTPSHNDSSSITIKRVRPDNEGCYRCVFDVYPSGTQEGQTCLSITGKVGTDGNKTAVSGKPATLSCWYSLPERVRQVLWRKTAEQGDTASVASYAARGQPAVEEAFRGRVSLSRSLGDTQLTVQRVSTEDEACYTCEFHTFPEGTRSATACLSVYVLPKPEVTYVTLSSGVIEANCSAQSRPAAEIMWNVGGDNRTLGPPVTSAYEQGDGTTLVTSTLLLQSGLLSELSVKCIVHHQGLEKPVTVSLNTSVGPAMIVLISLCGVAAILLLCLCVCLCKCFICTSD is encoded by the exons ATGTGTGGATCCGCCCTGCCCCTGTGTCTGCTGCTCTGGATAGTGGGACTGACTGTCTCCAGAACGCAAG GCGAGGTCATAGCTCCTGCCAGTCTGCGTGCCACGGCGGGTCATCCCTTCACGCTCGGCTGTAACATCACCATGGGAACGCACGACACCGTCCGGCAGGTGCGCTGGCTCAACATGCGCGACCAGGTGCTGCTGGCGTATCAGCCGGGCGCGCCGGTCCGCATCACCGAGCGGCAGCCCGACGTGGAGCTCACCCCGTCCCACAACGACTCCAGCTCCATCACCATCAAGAGGGTGCGGCCGGACAACGAGGGCTGCTACCGCTGCGTCTTCGATGTTTACCCCAGCGGGACGCAAGAAGGACAGACCTGTCTCAGCATCACAG GGAAAGTGGGCACGGACGGCAACAAGACGGCGGTGAGCGGGAAGCCGGCCACCCTGTCCTGCTGGTACAGCCTGCCGGAGAGGGTGCGACAGGTGCTGTGGAGGAAGACGGCCGAGCAGGGCGACACGGCCAGCGTGGCGTCCTACGCCGCGCGCGGCCAGCCCGCCGTGGAGGAGGCCTTCCGCGGCCGGGTGAGCCTGAGCCGCTCCCTGGGCGACACGCAGCTGACCGTCCAGCGGGTCAGCACCGAGGACGAGGCCTGCTACACCTGCGAGTTCCACACCTTCCCAGAAGGCACCAGGAGCGCCACCGCATGCCTCTCTGTGTATG TTTTGCCCAAACCAGAGGTGACCTATGTGACCTTGTCCTCGGGCGTCATCGAGGCCAACTGCAGCGCCCAGTCCCGTCCGGCGGCAGAGATCATGTGGAACGTGGGGGGGGACAACCGGACGCTGGGACCGCCCGTCACCTCCGCCTACGAGCAGGGGGACGGCACCACGCTGGTGACGAGCACGCTGCTCCTCCAATCAGGGCTGCTCAGTGAGCTGTCCGTCAAGTGCATCGTGCATCACCAGGGCCTGGAGAAACCCGTCACCGTGTCCCTCAATACGAGTG tgggTCCAGCCATGATTGTCCTCATCTCCTTGTGCGGTGTGGCAGCAATCCTCctgctgtgcctgtgtgtgtgtctctgcaagTGCTTCATCTGTACCAGCG ACTAG